A genomic region of Chloracidobacterium sp. contains the following coding sequences:
- the nusB gene encoding transcription antitermination factor NusB: MSVEKQEKSGSNRHKARECALQMLFSVDMVRGDRSVLSKNYWSELGDEAIDERTREFADSLVCGTLDNLTTIDDRIRTRAEHWRIERMAIVDRNVLRLAVYEFLYADTPNTVAINEALELARRFSNFEATQFINGILDAIRHDIEAADNESKADAAVGDQ, translated from the coding sequence ATGTCGGTTGAAAAGCAGGAGAAATCGGGCAGTAACCGGCACAAGGCCCGCGAATGTGCCCTCCAGATGCTTTTCTCGGTTGACATGGTCCGTGGCGATCGCTCGGTGCTCTCGAAAAACTATTGGTCCGAGCTGGGCGACGAGGCCATCGACGAACGGACACGTGAATTCGCAGATTCGCTCGTCTGCGGCACCCTCGACAACCTCACGACGATCGATGACCGCATCCGCACTCGTGCCGAGCACTGGCGAATCGAGCGAATGGCTATTGTCGACCGCAACGTGCTCCGGCTAGCCGTGTACGAGTTTCTCTACGCCGACACGCCGAATACAGTTGCGATCAATGAGGCGTTGGAGCTGGCGCGCAGGTTTTCCAATTTTGAAGCGACGCAGTTTATCAACGGCATCCTCGACGCCATCCGTCACGACATCGAGGCGGCCGACAACGAATCTAAGGCCGACGCCGCTGTTGGCGACCAGTAA
- the alaS gene encoding alanine--tRNA ligase, with translation MAIYDEMTESQQFAARVIADHARATAFAIADGILPGNEGRNYVLRKIMRRAIYHGREHLGLNEPFFYKVCDLVVDQMHGAFPELETQRDFIGKMVRLEEDRFGNTVTVGLGKLNELDITSSTPADDDLFVSTAKLYDTFGTPRDLIRVYLEEKGLALEEDDFNERFDNALQALQQQSGIGKTERKSEVSPVYAEVLQKVGSNTFHGYESTHLDAAKVVAVLDGDKQIESLSEGQQGSVILDNTPFYAESGGQVGDTGRLTAGEAGATVSDTYSPVAGLIIHKVTVNRGSLTVGDTVAAAVDVDKRDATRRNHTATHLVHAALKEVLGTHVKQAGSVVAPSYLRFDFTHYQPMTGGEIAEVEDLVNRYILRNEPVTTDMMALEDAMRSGAVAMFGEKYGGEVRVLSVGDGQFSKELCGGTHVRATGDIGSFKITSDEAIASGVRRIRAITGFDAFERFREDEGLIDRSLAALKTQRDNLPDAIQKLQEELKRTRREMDDLKLKIATGSLGNSPSAEGNEARDINGVKVIGKVVEGLDANGTRQLSDTLLARLKSGVVVLGRTDGGKVGITVRVSDDLTGKVKAGEIIREIAPIVGGRGGGKPDMAEGGGTEPDKISEAIDAAYGFVEKALS, from the coding sequence ATGGCCATTTACGACGAAATGACCGAATCTCAGCAGTTTGCTGCACGCGTGATCGCCGACCACGCCCGGGCGACGGCGTTTGCGATCGCGGACGGCATCCTGCCGGGCAACGAGGGCCGCAACTATGTGCTGCGCAAGATAATGCGCCGCGCGATCTATCACGGCCGCGAGCACCTTGGCCTGAACGAGCCTTTCTTTTACAAGGTCTGCGACCTCGTGGTCGATCAGATGCACGGCGCTTTTCCCGAACTCGAAACGCAGCGAGATTTTATCGGCAAGATGGTCCGCCTCGAAGAGGACCGCTTTGGCAACACCGTGACCGTCGGCCTCGGCAAACTTAACGAACTCGACATAACATCCTCAACGCCCGCTGACGACGATCTTTTTGTGTCTACGGCCAAGCTTTATGACACATTCGGCACGCCTCGCGATTTGATCCGGGTTTATCTCGAAGAAAAAGGGCTGGCGCTTGAGGAGGACGATTTTAACGAGCGTTTTGATAACGCACTTCAAGCACTGCAGCAGCAGTCGGGCATCGGTAAGACCGAGCGAAAGTCTGAGGTGTCACCTGTTTATGCAGAGGTGTTGCAAAAGGTCGGCTCGAACACCTTTCATGGTTACGAATCGACGCATCTTGACGCGGCGAAGGTCGTTGCCGTGCTCGACGGTGACAAGCAGATCGAGTCTCTGTCCGAAGGGCAACAGGGCAGTGTCATTCTCGATAACACTCCGTTCTATGCCGAGAGCGGCGGTCAGGTTGGGGATACCGGCAGGCTGACGGCGGGCGAGGCCGGGGCGACCGTTTCGGATACCTATTCGCCCGTCGCCGGGCTTATTATTCACAAGGTCACCGTAAACAGGGGCTCGCTAACGGTCGGCGACACGGTTGCGGCGGCGGTCGATGTCGACAAACGCGATGCGACGCGACGAAATCACACGGCGACGCATCTTGTGCATGCCGCATTGAAGGAGGTTTTGGGCACTCACGTAAAGCAGGCAGGTTCGGTCGTTGCTCCGTCGTATCTCCGATTCGATTTTACGCATTACCAACCGATGACCGGTGGCGAGATCGCCGAGGTCGAGGATCTTGTGAACCGGTATATTCTTCGGAATGAACCGGTTACGACGGATATGATGGCACTCGAGGATGCGATGCGTTCCGGTGCGGTCGCGATGTTTGGCGAGAAATACGGTGGCGAGGTTCGCGTGCTGTCGGTCGGTGACGGGCAATTCTCAAAAGAGCTTTGCGGCGGCACACATGTGCGTGCGACGGGCGATATAGGCTCGTTCAAGATCACTTCGGACGAGGCCATCGCGTCGGGCGTCAGGCGAATTCGCGCTATCACCGGCTTCGACGCATTCGAGCGATTCCGCGAGGACGAGGGTTTGATCGACCGTTCGCTCGCAGCGTTAAAAACGCAACGCGACAATCTGCCTGATGCGATTCAGAAATTGCAGGAAGAACTAAAACGCACCCGCCGCGAGATGGATGATCTCAAGCTAAAGATCGCCACCGGCTCACTCGGCAACAGCCCATCCGCGGAAGGCAACGAAGCCCGCGACATCAACGGTGTTAAGGTTATCGGAAAGGTTGTTGAAGGACTCGATGCCAATGGGACACGACAACTGTCCGACACGCTGCTTGCGAGACTAAAGTCCGGCGTCGTCGTCTTGGGACGCACCGACGGAGGCAAGGTAGGCATCACCGTCCGCGTATCTGACGACCTGACCGGCAAGGTGAAAGCCGGCGAGATTATTCGCGAGATCGCCCCGATCGTCGGAGGCCGCGGCGGCGGCAAGCCCGACATGGCCGAAGGTGGTGGCACTGAGCCGGATAAGATCTCGGAAGCCATCGATGCCGCATATGGTTTTGTTGAGAAGGCTTTGAGTTAG
- a CDS encoding aldehyde dehydrogenase family protein — protein MSAVLPIQSDEIVSFNPATGEEIGRVSVTSADEVRSAVERSRTAYQSWEATSFEERKRLVMAARDVVLAEIDDIAKLISDESGKPVAEALSMEIAPVLDLMQWVARGAERMLRSRKIGIGLYSMLGRSSQIVYHPLGVVGIIPAWNYPFSIPLGEAAMALMAGNTVVIKPSELTPFIGLKIGEIFAKAGFPADTVQIVTGDGKTGAALVESAPDKVMFTGSVATGKKILAAAAPNMISVVLELGGKDPMIVFEDADLGLAAQAAVWGAFCNAGQSCSSVERLYVHESVAEELTRKIVGLTKQLKVGSGSDPDVSVAAMSSERQIKIVEDHVEQFRKDGAKIELGGERNSDTLFYKPTVVTEVTNDMRAMQEETFGPTLPIATFKTEEEAIRLANDSEFGLTASVWTKNLARGERVARQIEAGSVCVNEVLYTHGIGQTPWGGFKNSGRGRTHGELGLMELVQPQHIHINKLALSPDAWWMPYSKTAVETFRGFATGFASGSLLKTAQMLPRLLKRIRELR, from the coding sequence ATGAGCGCTGTATTGCCAATACAATCTGACGAGATCGTCTCCTTCAATCCCGCGACGGGCGAGGAGATCGGACGTGTTTCCGTAACGTCGGCTGACGAGGTTAGATCGGCCGTTGAACGTTCGCGCACGGCGTACCAAAGCTGGGAGGCAACCTCGTTCGAGGAGCGAAAGCGTCTCGTAATGGCAGCGCGTGACGTTGTTCTCGCTGAGATCGACGACATCGCGAAGCTGATCTCCGACGAGTCTGGCAAGCCGGTCGCGGAAGCCCTGTCGATGGAGATCGCGCCCGTGCTCGATCTGATGCAGTGGGTCGCTCGTGGAGCTGAGCGGATGCTGCGTTCGAGAAAGATCGGTATTGGGCTTTACAGCATGCTCGGCCGTTCGTCGCAGATCGTCTATCACCCGCTCGGCGTCGTCGGCATCATTCCGGCGTGGAATTATCCATTCTCGATCCCGCTCGGCGAGGCGGCTATGGCTTTGATGGCCGGGAACACGGTCGTTATCAAACCGTCCGAATTGACACCGTTCATCGGGCTCAAGATCGGTGAGATATTCGCGAAAGCAGGTTTTCCTGCCGACACGGTGCAGATCGTCACCGGCGACGGCAAGACCGGAGCCGCACTGGTCGAATCGGCACCGGACAAGGTAATGTTCACCGGCTCGGTCGCGACGGGTAAGAAGATACTGGCGGCAGCGGCCCCGAACATGATCTCGGTCGTGCTCGAACTCGGCGGCAAGGACCCGATGATTGTATTCGAGGACGCCGACCTGGGCCTTGCCGCACAGGCTGCCGTGTGGGGAGCATTCTGCAACGCCGGCCAATCGTGTTCGTCGGTGGAGCGGCTGTATGTTCACGAATCGGTCGCCGAAGAGTTAACCCGCAAGATCGTTGGGCTGACGAAACAGCTAAAGGTCGGCAGCGGCTCCGACCCGGACGTTTCGGTTGCGGCAATGTCGTCCGAACGCCAGATCAAGATTGTCGAGGACCACGTCGAACAATTCCGTAAGGACGGAGCGAAGATAGAGCTAGGCGGGGAGCGTAATAGCGACACGCTTTTCTACAAGCCGACGGTCGTTACCGAAGTAACCAACGACATGCGGGCGATGCAGGAAGAGACATTTGGCCCGACGCTGCCGATAGCAACATTCAAGACTGAGGAGGAAGCTATTCGGTTGGCGAATGACAGCGAATTTGGCCTGACCGCAAGCGTTTGGACGAAGAACCTTGCAAGGGGTGAACGTGTCGCCAGACAGATCGAGGCCGGGTCGGTTTGTGTCAACGAGGTTCTTTATACTCATGGCATCGGCCAGACGCCTTGGGGCGGATTTAAGAACTCCGGCCGCGGCCGCACGCACGGCGAACTCGGCCTGATGGAACTCGTCCAGCCGCAGCACATTCACATCAACAAACTCGCCCTCTCGCCCGACGCCTGGTGGATGCCGTACTCAAAAACGGCCGTCGAAACGTTCCGCGGGTTTGCAACCGGCTTCGCGAGCGGTTCGCTCCTCAAGACGGCGCAGATGCTGCCGAGACTGCTAAAGAGAATTCGGGAACTGCGTTAA
- a CDS encoding nitroreductase family protein, with translation MNFPQSNFIPLNFVDLPESAQAERAAEFFELLKRRRTVREYSARDVPFNLIETAIATAGTAPSGANMQPWQFVVVGDPAIKKQIRKAAEKEEYESYHGRMSEKWLRRLAVLGTDEHKPFLEIAPYLIVVFRITSVEENGETEPTYYSQESVGIAVGLLLAALHNMGLATLTHTPSPMRFLQEILGRPRNEVPFVIIPVGYPAEDAQVPAIERKPQDEIMLCI, from the coding sequence ATGAACTTTCCACAATCGAACTTCATTCCCTTGAATTTTGTCGACCTTCCTGAATCGGCTCAGGCTGAGAGGGCGGCTGAATTCTTCGAGCTGCTAAAACGGCGCCGGACGGTGCGCGAATACTCGGCCCGCGATGTCCCCTTCAACCTCATCGAGACGGCAATTGCAACGGCCGGAACGGCACCATCGGGAGCAAACATGCAGCCTTGGCAATTTGTTGTAGTCGGTGACCCCGCAATCAAGAAGCAGATTCGCAAAGCCGCTGAAAAGGAAGAGTATGAAAGCTATCACGGCCGCATGAGCGAGAAATGGCTGCGGCGCCTTGCCGTCCTGGGTACCGACGAGCACAAGCCTTTTCTTGAGATCGCGCCGTACCTGATAGTCGTTTTCCGTATTACCTCGGTCGAGGAGAACGGCGAGACGGAGCCGACCTATTATTCACAGGAATCGGTGGGCATCGCGGTCGGGCTGCTGCTTGCCGCTCTGCATAACATGGGACTTGCCACACTCACTCACACGCCAAGTCCAATGAGATTTCTGCAGGAGATCCTAGGTCGTCCGCGAAACGAGGTGCCCTTTGTCATAATCCCGGTTGGTTATCCCGCCGAGGACGCGCAAGTTCCGGCCATCGAGCGCAAGCCGCAGGATGAAATAATGCTCTGCATCTAA
- a CDS encoding YbaN family protein: MDVRKAILIFVGTLCVGLGLLGMFLPLLPTTVFLLMAAYCYSKSSERFYIWLLTNRYCGTYISNYRSGRGISLRQKVSTITVLWASIGLSIWLMNGKLWVALLLAAIAVGVSVHILWLKTYSPEADATEIRTADEIAKGW; the protein is encoded by the coding sequence ATGGACGTCCGAAAGGCTATTCTCATCTTTGTCGGCACGCTATGTGTGGGTCTCGGCCTGTTGGGGATGTTTCTCCCGCTGCTGCCTACAACCGTTTTTCTGCTGATGGCGGCCTATTGCTATTCAAAGAGCTCCGAACGATTCTATATCTGGCTGTTAACGAATCGCTATTGCGGCACGTATATCTCAAATTATCGCTCAGGCCGGGGCATCTCGCTTCGGCAAAAGGTCAGCACGATCACGGTCCTGTGGGCATCGATCGGCCTCAGCATCTGGCTGATGAACGGCAAGCTTTGGGTGGCGTTGCTGCTTGCTGCAATTGCAGTTGGCGTGTCCGTACACATTCTCTGGCTCAAGACCTACAGCCCCGAAGCCGACGCCACTGAGATCCGGACGGCTGACGAGATCGCCAAAGGCTGGTAG